In Candidatus Bathyarchaeia archaeon, one DNA window encodes the following:
- a CDS encoding phosphoglycerate kinase — MVKFLTLDDVDVKNKVVLVRVDFNSPVDPETKKVLDDTRIRAHGETTIKELAEKRAKVVVLAHQGRRGDPDFIPLKQHAEILEKVLGKPVKFVDDVYGEKAKKAIKELKSGEILVLDNVRNFAGETKEGTPEEHAKSELVQALAPLADIFVNDAFAAAHRAHASIVGFTAVLPSVAGRIMERELKSLSRVLENPEKPCVYVLGGAKADDSLEISKYVLDNGIADYVLTGGVVGHVFLVAKGYDLGKPNMKFLEEKKLMGLVPGIKELMQKHPDKIKVPADVAVEVEKKREEVPVEKLPVDHPIFDIGAKTVENYAKIIRNAKSIVVSGPMGVFENKEFIFGTKRIFEEIANSKAFSLAGGGHTIAALQELGLSTKISYVSTAGGALIEFLMGKKLPGVVALEKAASRKP, encoded by the coding sequence ATGGTTAAGTTCTTAACCCTAGACGATGTTGACGTGAAAAACAAGGTCGTTCTCGTGAGAGTTGACTTCAACTCTCCAGTAGATCCGGAAACAAAGAAGGTTTTAGATGACACGCGGATTAGGGCGCATGGCGAAACAACCATTAAGGAGTTGGCTGAAAAACGTGCAAAAGTCGTCGTGTTGGCTCATCAGGGACGAAGGGGCGATCCAGACTTTATACCACTAAAACAGCATGCTGAAATCCTCGAAAAAGTGCTTGGTAAACCCGTCAAATTTGTAGATGACGTTTATGGCGAAAAGGCGAAAAAGGCTATCAAAGAACTGAAAAGCGGCGAAATCCTTGTTCTGGACAATGTCAGAAACTTTGCGGGAGAAACGAAGGAAGGGACGCCGGAGGAACATGCAAAGTCAGAGCTTGTTCAAGCTTTGGCTCCGTTAGCTGACATATTTGTGAATGACGCCTTCGCCGCAGCCCACAGAGCCCACGCATCTATCGTTGGCTTCACGGCGGTGTTGCCAAGCGTAGCTGGCCGCATAATGGAACGCGAACTAAAATCCCTAAGCCGTGTGCTCGAGAACCCTGAAAAACCATGCGTCTACGTGCTTGGCGGCGCCAAGGCGGACGACTCCCTTGAAATCTCAAAATACGTTTTAGACAATGGAATAGCCGATTACGTGTTGACCGGCGGCGTGGTCGGCCACGTCTTTTTGGTTGCAAAGGGATACGATCTGGGCAAGCCTAACATGAAGTTCTTGGAGGAGAAAAAGCTGATGGGTCTTGTTCCCGGCATAAAAGAACTCATGCAAAAACATCCCGACAAGATTAAGGTCCCAGCGGATGTTGCCGTGGAAGTGGAGAAGAAACGCGAAGAAGTTCCTGTTGAAAAACTGCCAGTGGACCACCCGATATTTGACATTGGCGCAAAAACCGTTGAAAACTATGCAAAGATAATCCGCAATGCCAAGTCAATAGTTGTAAGTGGGCCCATGGGAGTCTTTGAAAACAAAGAGTTCATATTCGGTACAAAGAGAATTTTCGAAGAAATCGCCAATTCAAAAGCTTTCTCCCTAGCCGGAGGAGGCCACACAATCGCAGCCCTCCAAGAGTTAGGTCTATCCACCAAAATATCCTATGTAAGCACTGCAGGCGGCGCCCTAATAGAGTTTCTGATGGGTAAAAAGCTTCCAGGCGTAGTGGCCCTCGAAAAAGCTGCCTCTCGGAAGCCCTAA
- a CDS encoding endonuclease NucS, whose translation MSIEKLTVESHHELEQMIMNEINLVEKGLTVICSDVPINEKTTLDILCHDSNGQLVIIQLSVQEDDVMLLQGLQSLDYVDKFKSFLKATYNKHKIDDKEKPRLILIAPSFSDAVKKAVESMKGIRVDLYEWEYLKLGDHKGLRLQPIFAWKHAEKEEKPEKKHEPKTPKKKETMKEEPLPPPPPVSEEKEAKPKQEQKPEPPKAEPPKEEKPPAPPAPSAPLPPKPPMEKPREEPKKKLRLF comes from the coding sequence GTGTCAATTGAAAAACTAACTGTAGAAAGCCACCATGAACTCGAACAAATGATAATGAATGAAATAAACCTAGTTGAGAAGGGTTTAACAGTAATATGCAGTGATGTCCCAATAAACGAAAAAACTACACTGGACATTTTATGCCATGACAGCAATGGGCAACTCGTCATTATACAATTGAGCGTTCAAGAGGACGACGTTATGTTGCTTCAGGGACTGCAAAGCCTCGACTATGTTGACAAGTTCAAGTCTTTCTTGAAAGCCACATACAACAAACACAAGATCGATGACAAAGAAAAGCCGCGGCTTATACTAATTGCACCGAGCTTTTCAGACGCTGTCAAAAAGGCTGTTGAAAGCATGAAGGGAATACGCGTTGACCTCTACGAGTGGGAGTATCTTAAGCTCGGAGACCACAAGGGTCTCCGCCTCCAACCTATTTTTGCTTGGAAACACGCGGAGAAAGAGGAAAAGCCAGAGAAGAAGCATGAACCGAAAACCCCGAAGAAAAAAGAAACAATGAAAGAGGAGCCGCTCCCACCGCCTCCACCAGTTTCAGAAGAAAAAGAGGCGAAGCCTAAGCAGGAGCAAAAACCAGAGCCCCCAAAGGCTGAACCCCCTAAAGAGGAAAAGCCCCCAGCACCACCAGCACCATCAGCACCACTGCCACCAAAGCCGCCCATGGAGAAGCCTAGGGAGGAACCTAAGAAGAAGCTGAGGCTTTTCTAG
- a CDS encoding glycosyltransferase family 4 protein, with amino-acid sequence MAEQLKVMMLTWEFPPRIIGGISPHVYHLSKNLAAKGVKVYVVTCDFPGAPYHETIDGVEVFRVDSYRNPAPDFASWVYLMNMNMQREAAAIVKKLDGVDLFHAHDWLVANASIGLKHVFRRPLLATIHSTEIGRRNGLHSDYERMIHETEAWLTYEAWRVICCSNYMLSHVKWAFGLPEDKLVMIPNGVDVKEYERGNVDPDQFRRRFALPEEKMVLFVGRLVYEKGVHVLINAVPKILKKVNAKFVIVGNGYMKDMLSEQIKRMGLAHKVLFTGFVDDETLRNLQKCADVCVVPSLFEPFGIVALEAMAAKTPVVVSDTGGLSEIVEHDVTGVKVYPDNPDSLAWGVTRVLLDEDYANRLRENAYRAVLEKFNWERISQQTKSVYERVLSEYSRTFWA; translated from the coding sequence GTGGCTGAACAGCTGAAAGTTATGATGCTTACGTGGGAGTTTCCTCCGAGAATTATCGGCGGGATTTCGCCCCACGTTTACCACTTATCCAAGAACCTTGCGGCAAAAGGCGTGAAAGTCTACGTTGTAACGTGCGATTTTCCAGGAGCACCATACCACGAGACTATAGACGGTGTTGAAGTTTTTCGAGTAGATTCTTATAGGAACCCAGCACCGGATTTTGCAAGCTGGGTTTATCTAATGAACATGAATATGCAGAGAGAGGCTGCAGCCATCGTCAAAAAGCTGGACGGAGTGGACCTTTTTCACGCCCATGACTGGCTTGTAGCAAACGCCAGTATAGGCTTAAAACATGTTTTCAGAAGACCTCTGCTGGCAACCATTCACTCCACTGAAATTGGCAGGCGAAATGGGCTTCACTCCGACTATGAGAGGATGATCCATGAGACAGAGGCCTGGCTCACCTATGAGGCTTGGAGAGTTATATGCTGCAGCAACTACATGCTTTCTCATGTCAAATGGGCTTTCGGCCTCCCAGAGGATAAGCTCGTCATGATACCCAATGGAGTCGACGTAAAAGAATATGAGAGGGGCAATGTGGACCCAGATCAGTTCAGACGGCGTTTTGCCCTACCTGAGGAAAAAATGGTTCTTTTCGTTGGAAGACTCGTATATGAGAAGGGTGTTCACGTTTTAATAAACGCCGTGCCAAAGATCTTGAAAAAAGTCAATGCTAAATTTGTTATTGTTGGAAATGGCTACATGAAAGACATGCTTTCAGAGCAGATTAAACGCATGGGCTTAGCGCATAAAGTTTTGTTCACAGGTTTTGTGGACGACGAAACCCTCAGGAACCTACAGAAATGCGCAGATGTCTGCGTTGTCCCCTCACTTTTCGAGCCTTTCGGGATAGTTGCTCTTGAGGCTATGGCTGCCAAAACCCCAGTTGTGGTTTCAGACACTGGAGGCTTATCCGAAATAGTGGAGCACGACGTGACTGGCGTCAAAGTTTACCCGGACAACCCAGACTCCTTGGCGTGGGGTGTCACGAGGGTTCTTCTTGATGAAGATTACGCCAACAGACTTCGGGAAAACGCTTACCGAGCAGTCTTGGAGAAGTTTAACTGGGAGAGAATAAGCCAGCAGACAAAAAGTGTTTATGAGCGTGTGTTAAGCGAATACTCGCGGACTTTTTGGGCGTAA
- a CDS encoding glycosyltransferase family 4 protein produces MRVILFSWEYHPRVVGKLANYVKELARRLAQSGVETFLVTYHDYLTGEFEEEGVKVHRVSNPVKTHISVLTWVLTLNQEVERAAANIYYRSGKQVDLIDVQDWHFIPAAVTLKKAFGIPFVYSVESLEDHRSHGANTPFNMAIKSIEWLGLYEADRVVVKSDWMAGEVVRIYRVPEAKVRIVKLGVDFWPKTILEVYGELCREAFVRG; encoded by the coding sequence ATGCGGGTTATACTTTTTTCGTGGGAGTACCATCCACGCGTTGTTGGAAAGCTTGCCAACTACGTTAAGGAGTTGGCGAGACGTCTTGCCCAAAGCGGGGTGGAAACATTCCTAGTCACTTACCACGACTATTTAACAGGCGAGTTTGAAGAAGAAGGAGTGAAAGTCCACAGAGTCTCGAACCCCGTTAAAACTCACATCAGTGTTCTCACGTGGGTTTTAACCTTAAACCAGGAGGTTGAAAGGGCTGCCGCCAACATCTACTATAGAAGTGGAAAGCAAGTAGACCTTATAGATGTGCAGGATTGGCATTTCATACCGGCAGCTGTAACTTTAAAGAAGGCTTTTGGTATTCCCTTCGTTTATTCCGTTGAAAGCTTAGAGGACCATCGCTCCCATGGTGCTAACACTCCATTCAACATGGCCATAAAAAGCATTGAATGGCTTGGCCTGTATGAAGCCGATAGAGTGGTTGTTAAGTCTGATTGGATGGCCGGCGAGGTTGTCCGCATATACCGGGTTCCAGAAGCCAAAGTGAGAATCGTGAAGCTGGGCGTCGATTTTTGGCCCAAAACCATCTTAGAAGTTTACGGCGAACTATGTAGGGAGGCCTTTGTTCGTGGCTGA
- a CDS encoding glycosyltransferase family 4 protein has protein sequence MRIGFFVWEYPPSLVGGLGTYAEYITREFVALGHDVTVFTLNPGNLKTREIVKGVEVHRPLIADASNVFPMFVIDDLKRWGTNIRLFNDIFIYNILSATKFVNSMLKKEGCIYDVVCVHDWLSSIAGIIIKNETKVPVAFHVHSTEWGRGGGQGSEVVSHLESAMSQMADRIITVSHAMQEDLIRHGWPKTKISVVWNGVDPERYNPKKCKSEEVEALRNSYGVKPNEKMILFLGRLTWVKGVMNLVQAMPMILEGYPKVKLVILGKGEQQNDIIETAARLGISNHVCCRFDFVPERERILHYAAADLCVFPSTYEPFGIVSLEAMAMEKPLVVGAQGVVGFREQVVSFGPDQNGIHVNGGNPADIAWGIKEVLSDPERAKKWGENGRKRVLQYFTWRKAAEQTLQIYEALQHKTENEDAKVVDLLEKITQKIKWSRKRLGLPRGSFFEGHYAWKLFTHQKLY, from the coding sequence TTGCGTATTGGATTTTTTGTTTGGGAGTATCCACCTTCCCTTGTCGGCGGCTTAGGCACCTACGCTGAGTATATTACTCGAGAGTTTGTTGCCCTAGGTCATGATGTAACGGTTTTCACCCTTAACCCGGGAAACCTTAAAACGAGGGAAATTGTTAAGGGTGTAGAGGTTCATAGACCGTTAATTGCTGATGCCAGCAATGTTTTCCCCATGTTCGTGATCGACGACTTGAAGAGATGGGGCACAAACATACGCCTATTCAACGACATCTTCATCTACAACATTCTGAGCGCCACAAAATTTGTCAACAGCATGCTCAAGAAGGAGGGATGCATTTACGATGTGGTCTGCGTCCACGACTGGCTAAGCAGCATAGCCGGAATCATAATCAAAAATGAGACAAAAGTCCCCGTTGCTTTCCACGTGCATAGCACTGAGTGGGGTCGGGGTGGAGGACAAGGCTCTGAGGTTGTTTCCCACCTCGAGTCAGCCATGTCGCAAATGGCTGACAGAATAATCACGGTAAGCCATGCCATGCAGGAGGATTTAATCCGACACGGCTGGCCGAAAACAAAAATCAGCGTTGTATGGAACGGTGTGGATCCGGAACGCTACAATCCCAAGAAATGCAAGTCGGAGGAAGTTGAGGCTCTTCGAAACAGTTATGGCGTAAAACCGAATGAGAAGATGATCCTTTTTCTTGGAAGGCTAACGTGGGTTAAAGGTGTAATGAACCTTGTTCAAGCCATGCCGATGATTTTGGAAGGATACCCTAAAGTTAAGCTCGTTATTCTAGGCAAAGGTGAGCAACAAAACGACATAATTGAAACTGCAGCTAGGCTCGGCATCAGCAACCATGTGTGTTGTCGCTTTGACTTTGTCCCAGAAAGGGAGCGTATCCTGCATTATGCGGCGGCAGATCTATGTGTTTTTCCATCAACCTATGAGCCATTCGGAATAGTCAGCCTGGAGGCAATGGCAATGGAGAAGCCTCTCGTGGTCGGCGCTCAGGGCGTTGTAGGCTTCAGAGAACAGGTTGTTTCCTTCGGTCCAGACCAAAATGGCATTCATGTTAATGGCGGGAATCCAGCTGACATCGCATGGGGCATAAAAGAAGTTTTAAGCGACCCGGAAAGAGCCAAAAAGTGGGGTGAAAATGGTAGAAAAAGAGTTTTACAATACTTTACTTGGCGAAAGGCTGCCGAGCAAACCTTGCAGATCTACGAGGCATTGCAACATAAGACGGAAAATGAAGACGCAAAAGTTGTCGACTTGCTGGAAAAGATAACACAAAAAATAAAATGGAGTAGAAAGCGTTTAGGGCTTCCGAGAGGCAGCTTTTTCGAGGGCCACTACGCCTGGAAGCTTTTTACCCATCAGAAACTCTATTAG
- the gap gene encoding type I glyceraldehyde-3-phosphate dehydrogenase, whose translation MPIKVAINGFGRIGRLLFRAAIERKAKIDFVAVNDVADAKTLAHLLKYDSVHGPFPGEVQVKDNNIIVNGKELKVLSQKDPALLPWKDLDVYLAVESTGLFTDRANASKHLQAGAKKVLISAPAENPDITIVLGVNQDKYDHNNHHIISNASCTTNCVAPVAKVLHENFGVKAGLMTTAHAYTNDQRVHDLVHRDLRRARAAAINIIPTTTGAARAAGLVLPELKGKLDGLALRVPVPNVSITDLTVVLEKNVTKEEVNEAFRKAAEGPLKGILAYTEEPIVSSDVNHTSYSAIVDGLSTMVVGGNLVKVLAWYDNEWGFSCRMVELIELIGKEAGF comes from the coding sequence GAATTGGACGACTTTTATTCAGAGCAGCCATCGAGAGGAAAGCTAAAATAGACTTCGTAGCCGTAAACGACGTTGCAGATGCAAAAACCCTAGCTCACCTCCTAAAATATGACTCAGTCCATGGCCCCTTCCCAGGTGAAGTTCAAGTCAAAGACAACAACATCATTGTAAACGGCAAAGAATTAAAAGTGCTCTCCCAAAAGGATCCCGCTCTGCTGCCATGGAAAGACCTAGACGTTTATTTGGCTGTGGAATCCACGGGTTTGTTCACGGATAGGGCAAACGCATCAAAACACCTGCAGGCTGGAGCCAAAAAGGTTTTGATTTCAGCCCCTGCTGAAAACCCGGACATAACAATTGTGCTGGGTGTAAACCAAGACAAGTATGACCATAACAATCACCACATAATCTCGAATGCTTCATGCACAACCAACTGCGTGGCCCCTGTGGCAAAAGTTCTCCACGAAAATTTCGGCGTCAAAGCCGGACTAATGACAACAGCCCACGCCTACACGAACGATCAGCGTGTCCACGATCTAGTGCATAGAGACCTCCGCAGGGCGAGAGCTGCAGCCATAAACATAATCCCAACAACAACGGGGGCAGCTCGTGCAGCCGGCTTGGTTTTGCCAGAACTTAAGGGAAAACTTGACGGTTTAGCCCTCAGAGTGCCTGTTCCAAACGTTTCAATAACAGATCTAACGGTAGTTTTGGAGAAAAACGTTACGAAAGAGGAGGTAAATGAGGCCTTCAGAAAGGCGGCTGAAGGGCCATTGAAGGGCATACTAGCCTACACAGAAGAACCAATAGTTTCAAGCGACGTGAATCACACGTCCTACTCCGCCATTGTTGATGGCCTATCCACGATGGTTGTAGGCGGAAACTTGGTCAAAGTGTTGGCATGGTATGACAACGAGTGGGGCTTCTCCTGCAGGATGGTTGAACTCATCGAACTCATCGGGAAAGAAGCTGGATTCTAA
- a CDS encoding DUF5752 family protein, whose translation MTDVVLVFEVHQPHRLKKDYFWKGETFKRVKKRELFNYYFDHALDREIFERACRKCYFPSNQILLALIDEYKRDKKQVKVSFSLSGTFLEQCEMFNKDVLESFKQLAETGCVEFLNQTYYHSLASIYPEKDEFMDQVKLHQQAMKDLLDYTPQVFENTELIYNNAIAKTVEELGFIGIFTEGTERILHGKSPNYLYKPKNCKRIKLLLRNYKLTDDIGFRFSAKWWSEWPLTADKYASWLAATPGQCIVIFPDYETFGEHHWPETGIHDFLRHLPQEILKWEHLQMATPSDVIEKYEPVGEIDVPEHHGAVSWADLERDTSCWLGNTMQWAYFTSIKRLEPIVKEAADEDFLRIWRCLQTSDHLYYMFTGGGGPGEVHSYFSPFKNPVDAYVTAQAVVLDFENRIRLAVAAANEPFLFCKGVGEENFTGIMAWSLKGILTALKRVELESLEFHSSRGDFENWANHSLHDTVLAKKLRKVRLSNVKGEELRRALIKVFRARLKEVLCFVKKGTEYF comes from the coding sequence TTGACGGATGTAGTTCTAGTGTTTGAGGTACATCAGCCTCATCGCCTCAAAAAAGACTACTTTTGGAAGGGCGAAACTTTTAAGCGTGTGAAAAAGAGGGAGCTTTTCAATTATTACTTTGATCACGCCCTTGATAGAGAAATTTTTGAGAGAGCCTGCCGAAAATGCTACTTCCCCTCTAATCAAATACTCCTAGCCCTGATTGACGAATATAAGAGAGATAAAAAGCAAGTTAAGGTTTCGTTCAGTCTTTCTGGCACTTTTCTCGAGCAATGTGAAATGTTCAATAAGGATGTTCTGGAATCATTCAAGCAGCTTGCGGAAACAGGATGCGTGGAATTCCTAAACCAGACATATTACCATTCTTTGGCAAGCATATACCCCGAAAAAGACGAGTTCATGGATCAAGTGAAACTGCACCAGCAAGCCATGAAGGACCTGTTGGATTATACCCCGCAAGTTTTCGAAAACACAGAGCTGATCTATAACAATGCTATAGCCAAGACGGTGGAGGAGCTGGGCTTTATCGGAATCTTTACAGAGGGCACAGAGCGAATACTCCATGGAAAGTCTCCTAACTACTTATACAAGCCTAAGAACTGCAAAAGAATCAAGCTCCTTCTCCGAAACTATAAGCTGACAGATGACATCGGCTTTAGGTTTTCAGCTAAATGGTGGAGTGAATGGCCTCTCACTGCCGATAAATATGCAAGCTGGCTAGCGGCAACTCCCGGGCAGTGCATAGTCATTTTCCCCGACTATGAAACCTTCGGTGAGCATCATTGGCCTGAAACGGGCATACATGATTTTCTGAGGCACTTACCCCAGGAAATTCTGAAGTGGGAGCATCTCCAAATGGCGACACCTTCCGATGTCATCGAAAAATATGAGCCAGTCGGCGAAATCGATGTTCCAGAGCATCATGGAGCTGTTTCATGGGCCGATTTAGAGCGAGATACAAGCTGCTGGCTTGGAAACACCATGCAATGGGCTTACTTCACATCCATTAAACGTTTAGAACCCATCGTTAAGGAAGCAGCAGATGAGGATTTTCTCAGAATCTGGCGCTGTCTGCAAACCAGCGATCACCTCTATTACATGTTTACTGGAGGTGGAGGACCAGGCGAGGTTCACTCTTATTTCAGCCCATTTAAGAATCCGGTGGACGCTTATGTAACGGCCCAAGCAGTTGTGCTGGACTTCGAGAATCGTATTCGTCTCGCCGTGGCAGCCGCCAATGAACCCTTCCTGTTCTGTAAGGGTGTTGGAGAAGAAAACTTTACGGGGATTATGGCATGGAGCCTTAAAGGTATTTTAACCGCCTTGAAGAGGGTTGAACTCGAATCATTAGAGTTTCACTCCAGCCGCGGAGACTTCGAAAATTGGGCTAATCATTCGTTGCATGACACGGTGTTGGCTAAGAAGCTTAGGAAAGTTAGACTTTCAAACGTGAAAGGGGAGGAGTTGCGAAGGGCTCTAATAAAAGTGTTTCGAGCAAGGCTTAAGGAAGTGCTTTGCTTTGTCAAGAAAGGAACAGAATACTTTTAA